The Epinephelus lanceolatus isolate andai-2023 chromosome 14, ASM4190304v1, whole genome shotgun sequence genome has a window encoding:
- the evx2 gene encoding homeobox even-skipped homolog protein 2, giving the protein MMERIRKEMILMERGLHSPVAGKRLADTPGNSVLEALENSQHSGRLSPRITSASLHGNLGDIPTKGKFEIDSLFGTHHNSENTSSAEISSSESRKKMSLYSEVSPESDINSDVEVGCPAHRSPSQHKENNKGFSDSNSGSSNLSSNSLQNMNGNSSGGSNNSNSDQVRRYRTAFTREQIGRLEKEFYRENYVSRPRRCELAAALNLPETTIKVWFQNRRMKDKRQRLAMSWPHPADPSFYTYMMTHAAATGSLPYPFHSHMPLHYYPHVGVTAAAAAAAATGAASSPFATSIRPLDTFRALSHPYSRPELLCSFRHPGLYQSPAGLNSSAAASAAAAAAAAAAAVSAPSATGPCSCLSCHSSQAASALSSRSTSADFTCTASGQRSESGFLPYSAAVLSKTSVPSPDQREETSLNR; this is encoded by the exons ATGATGGAGAGGATAAGAAAAGAGATGATATTGATGGAGAGAGGTCTGCACAGTCCCGTCGCAGGGAAGAGGCTCGCAGACACGCCTGGAAATTCAGTGCTGGAGGCCCTGGAAAACTCTCAGCACAGCGGACGGCTAAGCCCGAGAATAACTTCGGCGTCTCTCCATGGAAATCTTGGGGACATCCCGACGAAAGGCAAATTTGAAATTGACAGTCTTTTCGGCACGCACCACAACAGTGAGAATACCTCGTCGGCGGAAATTTCCTCGTCAGAAAGCAGGAAGAAAATGAGCCTTTACTCCGAAGTTTCGCCAGAATCAGATATTAACAGTGATGTGGAGGTGGGATGCCCTGCGCATCGCTCCCCGAGCCAGCACAAGGAAAACAACAAGG gttTTTCAGACAGTAATTCTGGATCTTCCAACCTAAGCTCAAACTCCCTCCAGAATATGAACGGTAACTCATCGGGAGGATCAAACAATTCAAATAGCGACCAAGTGAGAAGATATCGGACTGCTTTCACCAGGGAACAAATCGGGAGGTTGGAAAAAGAGTTTTACAGGGAAAATTACGTGTCGAGACCGAGAAGATGTGAATTAGCCGCGGCGCTGAATCTGCCCGAGACTACCATTAAG GTGTGGTTCCAGAACAGGCGGATGAAGGATAAAAGGCAGCGTTTGGCGATGTCCTGGCCCCATCCAGCAGACCCCAGCTTCTACACTTACATGATGACGCACGCGGCAGCTACAGGAAGCCTACCTTACCCTTTCCACTCGCACATGCCTCTACACTACTACCCGCACGTTGGTGTcacggcagcagcagcggccGCCGCCGCCACCGGCGCCGCCTCGTCACCTTTCGCCACCTCCATCCGGCCCCTCGATACCTTCCGAGCCCTCTCCCACCCGTACTCGCGGCCGGAGCTCCTGTGCAGCTTCAGGCACCCGGGACTCTACCAGTCACCCGCAGGCCTGAACAGCTCGGCGGCGGCGTCAGCGGCAGCGGCGGCTGCGGCAGCGGCGGCGGCGGTGAGCGCGCCGTCAGCCACCGGGCCTTGTTCGTGTCTCAGCTGCCACAGCAGCCAGGCGGCGAGCGCGCTGAGCTCCAGGAGCACCAGCGCTGACTTTACCTGCACAGCTTCGGGGCAAAGATCCGAGAGTGGATTTCTGCCGTATTCTGCTGCTGTCCTCAGCAAAACCTCAGTCCCGTCACCAGACCAACGAGAAGAAACTTCACTTAACAGATAA